Within the Miscanthus floridulus cultivar M001 chromosome 2, ASM1932011v1, whole genome shotgun sequence genome, the region tttggtaaccactaacaagctagagaaGTTCAGTTCACTGAGTTAAAGCCAGAGTCATGTAGCCCTCATGCTTATACGGTAAATCCTAGGTGGCCGTTTTAAGATTTAGTCCTTACAGAGGGcagactagagcacccaaaaaggcccaatgctctagcccccttctgtccatattgctaaaaagcaccTTTTAATATTGATTCCATAAATCATTAGTCAAAATTAACATTATAATGTTGTTGATTGCATACTAAgcaaaactacccatatgcataacccaAGGTAACAAGAAATTCAGGATAACAAAgattctaggtaaagtcctttggGGTTTAtcatattagacacatgcacatgaaaagGTGATTATACAGTTATTAGGTATCAAAGGTTCTCATGTTACACTTGCCTTCCAAAAGTTTGCCACTCCATCTTTTAAGACTCTTTTGGATCATCCTTGCATAGCTCCACTTCTAACATCAGCAATCAATCGGTACAAGCATCACAAGAGAACCTAAAAACAATACATCAAGACCATTATAAAAACAACACAAAGGTTTTAAACACATAGGTATTATAGCTACGATCGCTGAGTGCAAATGCAACTTTAATAGGAGACACAATTTAAAAGACATGAAAGTTCGAAGGTAGAAGCTGGATGGCTTGATAAATGATAGGaacaaaatatatatatgatggatGTTGGTTAACTTGGAAGATTTGCAAAGCACAAGGATATATGGGTTCAATGTATATGATTAGGGGCTCGTATGTAAGACGAACATGTCATTGAAAGGAATGGAGTGAAGATAAAGAGATCAAGGGCTAGATCTAATTTGAGGGTACGAAGGTGCTAGGATTGGTGGAAAAGAGCATATATAGGTCAATGACTAGACAAGAGTGAATTAACATGGTCATGGCTGAGCCGGGGTATGTGATCAAGGTTCATAACTAGAACAAGCATTTGTGGTGGTGATGGTGAGTTGATATGGCACGACTTGCATAGGAGAAGTGAATAGGTTGATAATTAGTTCGTGAAAGATTGTCATAATCAAACAGGGGCAGCTAGCATGTAACTCATTATTTCGATGAGATCAAGCAtttgatgacaacatgattaagtGAAGATGTGTGCAACATACCGAGGTATGATACAGTCAAAGGATATGTAGATCGGAGATGTGATTATGATAGAACGATTTTTCTATCTGCTGGTCGGGCAACGGTTGCACATCGTTGTTTCATGGACATGCACGTCGGTGGACAGCAAGCACTTTGACCATCGCAAAACAGGGTCTTCGCTGCAATACCTTTTGGAGGATTGTTAGGCACTATGATACAAAGGTTTTGGTCTAAGGTTGTGATTTTTAGAGCAATGGTTCATCGGGGAACACTAACGCAAAACAGGTTGCATGGCTGATTTCTGGATAGTAGGAGTAGCAAATACTACGACCTCAATATCTCGGCCATTGTGGCACCTATGGCCAAGCCAACTTGCAGAGACATGTGCAAGCATAAGATGAACAAGTTATATTAAGGGTTTGGTCATTTGGATAGTGGATTAGCGGGGAACGCCAATGCCATACAAAGTGGTACAGCAGCCCGGGCAGTAGAGCAGTGAATGCGGAGACAATGATATCTCTGGCATATGAACTCCTATGGCCAAGAATTTTTTATAGAGGAGTGTGCAAGGATGATATCTACCATGAGGTCAAAGGGTTTGATGATTGGGATCACGGTTTGCTGGGGAGCGCAGGCACAAAATGTTCTACGCTGCTGGATGCAGGGCAGCGGAGTAACGGACGTTATGGCCTCAAAATCTGGGTCATCATGGCTCTAATGGTCGAACCATATTGCATAGGCATGTGCAAGAATAATATGTATAGTCTGGATAGAGGGTATCACCATAGGAATGCTGGTTCGATGGAGAACGCAAAGCAATTTAGTGCAGCACAGCTGCTAGGACAGCAGAGCAGTGAGCATGAAAGCTGACCAAAACATGGTCTCCGCTGATCCAGTTGGCGATCAGCTTTATAGAACCATGTGCAAGTATGTGATACACGTGTGGGTCAAACGGCATGACCATTGGAGTGATAAAACAACAGGAACATGCGTATGAACAAGAAGCTGTGCGACTGCGAGCTAGCAGGGGCAACAGGCGCAAGAACGATTATATCTCTTTCATCTTGGATTATTTGGCCAACCCGTTTTACAGGGACATGTGCAACTTCAAGATATACATCATGATCAAAGGGCTCAATGATAGGATAGCTAGATCACTGGGAACACGAATGCCAACAGGCAGCGGCGCTGCTGTCCGCAAGGGACAGAGACATGATTATGAGGAAGCATCGCCAAAATTGGACCACACGTAAATTATAGCACGTGCTCTACAGCGAGTAACATGTAAACAAGATGGAGATCATGATGGGGGTCCTCACATCGGGGTTAGCAGCAGTTGGAGATGAAGGTGGTGGCAGACAGCATCGACGACGGGTGACGACAGTGCCAGCGATCAACGGGGCAGCACCACTTCCACTTTCGGAGATGATCTATGCCACACGAGAGATCAAATGGACGGATGAGAGGGGCATGAGCAGCAAGATCAGAGAGAGAAGGGGGAGGGATGGACTCACCACGCGCTGTACAGAAACGGCGGCGACAGCGGTCGGTGTGGTGCTGCTGCGGGTTTGGGGAGATGACAAGGTACACTAGGGTGGCCTCCATGTACCGCTGCATCACCATGGTGTTGCCTTGGGGCGTCATAATAGAGAGGGGACACTGAAGATCACGATGAACAACATAGAAGGAGAATCCCCTTACCACAACATGGTGTGATGGATTCCAACAACAGCCAGGTGAAACATACAGCGGCAAATCGGAATCGTTGCTACGTGGGGGCTCCATTTTTGTGGGGAGAAGGGAGATGGAGGAAGAGGAGATGGTGGGGGTGTCCATGGCAGATGGggcaaggagaggagaggaggcacATCTATTCTGCAGAGGGAGGGGGGAAGATGCATGGCTACTTTCATGAGACTTTCACTCATATGCAGTTAGAGAGTGGTAAAGAAGAataaagaagggttgtaaaaggAATTAAGGGAGGAACATTTGCTGCAGTTTCTGCATGGGAGGAAAAGAAGGTGCGCCATAGGTAGGAGATGTGATGATCTGCTCACGTGAGGGAGGGGGGAGGAGATATTATTGGTTGTTTTTTGCATGCATGCAATTGAATATGATGGAGTAAAGGAGCACACTTAAGAGAGGATGAAAGAGAGGTGTGACCAAGGGAATTAAGGGAGGAAACAACTATATGATGTTGCTATTTCTGCATGAGGGAAGGGAAGTTGCGCAGGGGTAAAGAGATGGTCTCCTGATGAAGTGAGGAAGAGGGAGGACAAGATGGAAGGGCTGCATGTAAAAACAGAAGAGAGTAAGAGAGGGAATAGACACGGCTGCCATTGCATGCAATTGAGAAGAGGGGGCAATTGATGGAGTGAAGGAAATTAAGAGAGGAATTATTTTTGCATGAGGAAGGGAGGGAAGAGGCGTTGGAGCAGCACATAGCCTGCCATGGTTTTCTCCACTGCAGTGAAGAGAAATAATGGTGAATTGAAGAGGAAGGATGAAGGAAGCGGGGTTAGGTGATTAAGAAAGAATTAGATGTTGCAGTTTGTGCTTGTGGTGGAGGATGAGGTGCCACCAGGAAGAGAGGGTTGCATGTCCACGTGAAAAGGAAGAGAATTCGGTCAGggggaagagagaagagaggaggggtGGCTTGGCTAGTTTGGGCTTGGATCAAAgcaaagagaagagagagaggtcTAAGCCCATTAGCAGAAAATATATAAGTTGGGCTGCTATTTCATGATGGAAAGAGAGAGATGGTCGGGCTGGGGTTTTAGTAGGATCTCAGCAATGACTTGATCAGGGTTTTTGAAATTTGATCGGTGCTTGATTCATATTTAGGGATTTAGAGATTTGGTGGTGCTTCGAAAGATGAGGTCGGGATCAAACCCTAAGCATATTTGAAAACATTTAAATTCATTTTTCATACATAAACACTATGCaaaggcatgaatgcaacaaaccatTAAATTGAGTTGCAAAAATTTTAGAAACACACATTTTTCCACTATCTAAAATGTTGACAACTAAGCTAAAGTTAGAAAATTTTATCAAATAGTAAAAaccttttgttttatttttagtGTTTTCTAGTCACATCCCAAAATATAAATTTGGGGTGTGACACGTACCAAAGTCTTTTCTTTGTATCATGAAATATGCCATTTTATCTGCTATGCTATGAGTCGTATAGTGTCCTCCTCCCGCCATAAAAGGCACTATGAGATGGGGAAATGACATTGAGAAGGATATGTTTCAATGCACTAGAGAGTACCTTTGAAATTAGTAAGAGTCTAAGATGATCCATAGATACACAGTCGCTAAGCCATTGTCCAAACTTGTGCGTGCGATTAGATGAATTATTTAAATAACGTTAGAAATAAAAAATCATTAACTTGCTGTAAACCTTGTtgcatgttcgtttggctatgacttgtcgtaaacgatcgtaaatttccagccggaacaatatttttctctcacacaaaccagccagcagtacttcttcacgaaccagcaatgatacgaaccagccaaccaaacggGCTGCTTGTTGTCGTGGGTTCGAGGCCCCTGGTAGGCGTTGCTCAATTTTTTGTCTGCAATTTTTCTGATGTGTTCGCCATTCAGGCCTTCAACGTTTTATTTTCTGATCTGTTCGCCATTCGTTCGCCATTCAGGCCTTCATCATATTTCACACTTGTAGGAATTCCTATGTGCCCATTGCTTGAGGCAAATTGTAACATTTTTCGTTTTGCAAACGCAGTGCAAAGTTACAAAGTCCAGGTACAGCATGGCACAACCTTGTTTCTTCACGGAGAGAAGTTCAAACACAAGGACGACAACAGTCCCTTGACACCACCAAATTGAGAAACTCACCATACAATCTCGCCAGCCCTCCTACCTGAACTAGGTAGACCAAGTTTTCGCCTTATTAGAACAGGGGGTGCATGCCGGCCTCTACTTCATGCCATCTACACAATCTTGCCCATTATTTGCCTTAGCAGATGGGCAACCCGACGCCTTGAGGCATCGGTTGCGCGAAACAAACTTACACAAACATGAAAACTGTTACAACGTACAACAAAGACCTATCGGTACGGTACAACATCTCCTTCTCAGGTACATTACCATTTGCACCACTAGCTGTTTCCTTCCTTCTGGTTTACTTGTTTCCTGCAGCGTTCTGCCTGCCTGCAGGCTACACAGCTAGTGCGAGGCCGTGACCCTTGTGTGGGTTCAGTAGCTGGCCACGATGAGCAGGCCGATGGCGGTGACGATGATAGTTGACGGCAAGCCGAAGCGGAGGTGGCTCCAGAAGGTGAGGTTGTACCCGAAGAACTGTGCCCGCCGCGCCTGCTCACAGACGATCAGGTTCGCGGCTGAGCCCAAGAGAGTCAGGTTGCCGGCCACCGTGCTGACCCATGCTAGTATGAGCCAGGCTTTCTTCTGTGATTCTGGGGAGATTGCAGCTGCTGATGCTGCCACTCTTGAGCCCAGCAGCAGAACTGAAACGAAGTTTCAAATATTCAGCATCATCAGTAACATTTAAAAGCAAATTAAAGGTAAGCAACGTGTGAGGAGTAATACCAGTTGGGACATTTGAGGCCACATTTGAAAGAACAAGAATCACGACCGCGAGAAGCGCCGTGCCTTTGGCACTGTCGATTCTCGAGTGCGGTTCGACCAGCTCCCAGAGCGCATTGGGTATGCCAGTCCTGTTGAAGCCGTCGACCGTTATGAACATCCCACAGAAGAAGATCAACAAAGAGTATGACACCTGTAGCGCCgcaaatcatcatcatcagtgCATCATGGCTATGTGAAATAAAAATGCCGACTAAAAATGATTTAGGTGGCAGAACAGTGACAGTACCTTCTCCAGGCAAGCCTGTGCGTCAGTGAAATCAAGTGCGAGGAGGATAAGAGCAGCAGTGATGGCAGACCAGGACATGTTGAGCCCCATGAGAAGCGCGACGAGCATCCCAAGGGTGGTGAGATACACGGCGCTCTTCCACACGAGCACCTTCCATCTCTTCTCCTTCACGTCGCCACCGTCCTTGCCCTTCTGGCCATCGTCGGCGTCAGCCTCGGGCGCGTCCTCGATGATGACGCTGCGCTGGTGGCTGGTCGTCCTGGTGATCTTCCTGGGCccagcaccgccgccgtcgtcgcgccTGTCGCAGACGGTGGACACCTCCACCATCTCCTGCGACATGCTGGAGGCGCGCTTGGACCTGATGGCAACCTGGATGTCGCCCTCCGAGTTGTAGCTCCGGCTCCTCATGCTGAGCGTGTCGGCCCTGTTGAGGCTGTCGGTCCGTCGAATGGGCTCGCTGATGCAGTCGACGTCGACGCCGCCGTTGACGGAGGAGGCGTGCGACATCCGCGCCGGCGTGAACCTGTGCGAGGTGACCTCTTCGTCGGCCACGACCTCGGGCCCCGCGGCTGCGCCGCCCTCCTGGTCCTTCTCCGGCACGGAGAGGTACCTCCAGAAGTAGCAGAGCAGGATGCAGGTGTTGGTGACGACGCCGACGATCATGGCCGGGAAGACGCCGACGAGGAACTGTCCGAAGGTGATGCCGCTCTGCACGGCGATGACGAGGTTCTGCGGGTTGCCGATGGGCGTGGCGGAGGATCCGATGTTGGAGCTGGAGGCGAGCGCGAGCAGGAACGGCTGCGGGGGCAGGTTGTTCTGCCTCGCCAGCTTGAGGATGAACTCGGTGAGCACGACGCAGCAGGTGTCGTTGGT harbors:
- the LOC136525524 gene encoding silicon efflux transporter LSI2-like, encoding MALASTDKVVLGCIAFTIFWVLAVFPSVPFMPVGRTAGSLLGAMLMVLFRVMTPEEAYKAIDLPILGLLFGTMVVSIFLERADMFKYLGSALAWRSRGSKDLLFRVCLVSAVASALFTNDTCCVVLTEFILKLARQNNLPPQPFLLALASSSNIGSSATPIGNPQNLVIAVQSGITFGQFLVGVFPAMIVGVVTNTCILLCYFWRYLSVPEKDQEGGAAAGPEVVADEEVTSHRFTPARMSHASSVNGGVDVDCISEPIRRTDSLNRADTLSMRSRSYNSEGDIQVAIRSKRASSMSQEMVEVSTVCDRRDDGGGAGPRKITRTTSHQRSVIIEDAPEADADDGQKGKDGGDVKEKRWKVLVWKSAVYLTTLGMLVALLMGLNMSWSAITAALILLALDFTDAQACLEKVSYSLLIFFCGMFITVDGFNRTGIPNALWELVEPHSRIDSAKGTALLAVVILVLSNVASNVPTVLLLGSRVAASAAAISPESQKKAWLILAWVSTVAGNLTLLGSAANLIVCEQARRAQFFGYNLTFWSHLRFGLPSTIIVTAIGLLIVASY